The following coding sequences lie in one Deltaproteobacteria bacterium genomic window:
- a CDS encoding 3-keto-5-aminohexanoate cleavage protein, protein MFEEPMHFQLVFGVAGGVHFTPMNMVHMQSLLPEGATWSVCGVGPNQFPAGIMASIMGGHIR, encoded by the coding sequence ATTTTCGAAGAGCCCATGCACTTTCAGCTCGTCTTCGGAGTGGCGGGAGGGGTTCATTTCACGCCGATGAATATGGTGCATATGCAAAGCCTCCTGCCGGAAGGGGCAACCTGGTCGGTATGCGGTGTGGGCCCCAACCAGTTTCCAGCCGGGATTATGGCTTCGATCATGGGCGGCCATATCCGCTAA